A window of Nocardia arthritidis genomic DNA:
TCGAAGGGGCCGACAGCTCGTCGCTGTCGGCCCCTTCGGGAGCGGCGTATTCTGCCTGGTCGCAGGCGATTTCGCCGAACAGTGCAATGACTGCCGGTCAGTTCGAATCCAGGTCGAAGGTAGTGCTGGCACTACCGCCGTTCGGGGCGGTAGCAGGCTGCCCGTCGCCGGTCGTTTTCCGTAGTTTGATGCCGCGGGTTGGGATTTCGATGTCCTACGTCGATCCCACTGTGTAGTAACAGGTTTCGGCTGACGGAGGATGCGGAAGGGATGTCGTGGTGAGTGGCAGGGTCGGTGCGGCGGCGTGGTTGGCCGGTGCGGCGCAGTTTCTGGTCGTACAACTGGTTGTCGGAGCGGCGTGGGCGACGCCTTACAGTTGGGCGGACGACAACATCAGCGATCTGGGGAATGTCGGCTGTGGAATGTGGGACGAGTCGCGTCCCCGGTATGTGTGCTCGCCCCTGCACGGGGTCATGAATGCGTCCTTTGTCGCACAAGGAATTCTGTTGCTGGTGGGTGTGGTGCTGACCGGAGCGTACTGGGGGCGGGGCGCATTCGGATGGACTGCGCGCATTCTGCTGATGGTCGCCGCCGCCGGATGGATCGTGGTGGGGCTGACCCCCGCGGATGTCGATGAAAACCTGCATCTGCTGGGAGCGCTGTTCATCATGGGATTGGGCAATATCGGGCTGATCTGTGCGGGATGGCTGCCGCGGACCGCCGCGTTCGGCCGAATGCGGTCGGCGACCCGGGTCCTCGCCGTCGTCGCGGTCCTGTCCGCGGTGCTGTTCTTCGCCCAGCGGGGTCCGGTCATCGGGATGGGTGGGATGGAACGCGTCGCGGCGTTCACGGTCTCGGTGTGGACGGTGCTCGTGGCGGTCACCGTGCTGCGTGCGCGCCGTACCAACTTCGCGTCGATGGCTCGATCCGACGCCGGGTAATCGGCTGTACAGCGGCGCAAAATGTATGCGGCATCGGTGTCGAGCACCCCGTATTCTTCCTGGTCTCAGGCGAGTTCGCCGATCAAGCCGAGGATGGCCGCCGCCATGGCGGCCGGGTCGCCGTCATCGGGGCGCAGGACGATCTCCGGGTGCTCCGGCGCCTCGTATGGGTCGTCGATGCCGGTGAATCCGCGAATCTCGCCCGCCCGGGCCTTGGCGTACATACCTTTCGGATCGCGTGATTCGCAGATCTCCAGCGGCGTATCGACGAAGACTTCCACGAACGGCAGCCCGGCCGTTCGGTGTGCGACCCGGACCTTGTCGCGGTCGCGGCGATAGGGACTGATGAGCGAAACCACCGCCACCACACCGGCTTCGGCGAACAGGCGCGCGACTTCGCCTACCCTGCGCACGTTCTCGACGCGGTCCGCGGCGCTGAAGCCGAGATCGGCATTGAGCCCGTGCCGCAGATTGTCGCCGTCGAGGAGGAAGGCGGGCCGTCCCACCGCCACCAGCCGTCGCTCCAATTCGACTGCGACGGTAGACTTTCCGGAGCCGGAAAGCCCGGTGAGCCATACGGTCAGGCCGCGAGTCGCGCGTTCCTCCCGGCCGACGGCCGTGCTGTGCCAGACCACCCGGGACGACGGCAGGGTAGGTCCGGTGATCATCCCCGCCGCGACGGTGTTGTTGGTGGTGTCGTCGACGAGGATGAAGCTGCCGGTGGCCCGGTTGCGCCGGTAGGGATCGAACAGCAGCGGCTGCCTGGTGCGCAATTGCACGCGCCCGATCTCGTTGAGCGACAACGATTCCGCGTGCTCATCCCGATGTAGCGTATTGACGTCGAGCCGG
This region includes:
- a CDS encoding DUF998 domain-containing protein encodes the protein MSGRVGAAAWLAGAAQFLVVQLVVGAAWATPYSWADDNISDLGNVGCGMWDESRPRYVCSPLHGVMNASFVAQGILLLVGVVLTGAYWGRGAFGWTARILLMVAAAGWIVVGLTPADVDENLHLLGALFIMGLGNIGLICAGWLPRTAAFGRMRSATRVLAVVAVLSAVLFFAQRGPVIGMGGMERVAAFTVSVWTVLVAVTVLRARRTNFASMARSDAG